The Aquila chrysaetos chrysaetos chromosome 6, bAquChr1.4, whole genome shotgun sequence genome window below encodes:
- the NIF3L1 gene encoding NIF3-like protein 1 has product MLLPGTQLVRRPLRCIRALGHLPSRSLMNLGELVSALNDFASLSLAESWDNVGLLVEPSPPHTVNTLFLTNDLTEEVMEEAVQKKADLILSYHPPIFTPLKRVTWKTWKERLVVRALEHRIGIYSPHTAYDAIPHGVNNWLTKGLGACTFIPLHPSTAPSYPAEGTHRVEFCADNTEHLDAVLSKIKGIQGISCLTTLPARVEGEEQTRVTLSCSQKALLEVVALLSQNSLYHKTEILLLQKPLLPHTGMGRLCTLSEPVSLSDIIKRIKSHLKLPHIRLAVGMGKTLESPVKKAALCAGSGSSVLKGMEADLYLTGEMSHHDVLDAVANGISVILCEHSNTERGFLSELRDMLAVHLQNKINIVVSEKDRDPFQVA; this is encoded by the exons atgctgctgcctggcacGCAGCTGGTTCGCCGGCCTCTCCGCTGCATCCGTGCTTTGGGCCACCTGCCCTCACGCTCCCTCATGAATCTCGGGGAGCTCGTTTCTGCCCTGAATGACTTTGCATCCCTCTCGCTGGCTGAAAGCTGGGACAATGTGGGGTTGCTGGTGGAACCAAGTCCTCCCCACACTGTGAACACCCTTTTCCTCACGAACGATCTCACTGAGGAGGTGATGGAAGAGGCAGTGCAGAAGAAGGCAGACCTTATTCTTTCTTACCACCCTCCTATATTCACACCACTCAAGCGAGTAACGTGGAAGACCTGGAAGGAGCGACTGGTCGTCCGAGCCCTGGAGCACAGAATTGGGATTTACTCTCCGCATACGGCGTACGATGCTATACCTCACGGAGTCAATAACTGGCTAACAAAGGGACTCG GTGCTTGTACTTTCATCCCACTGCATCCATCAACTGCACCAAGCTATCCAGCTGAGGGCACTCACCGGGTAGAATTCTGCGCAGACAACACTGAGCATCTGGACGCGGTGCTGTCCAAAATCAAAGGCATCCAAGGTATCTCCTGTCTCACTACTCTCCCTGCCAG GGTTGAAGGTGAGGAGCAAACACGAGTCACTTTGAGCTGCTCTCAGAAAGCACTGTTGGAGGTGGTGGCATTATTGTCCCAGAACAGCCTTTATCACAAGACTGAGATTCTGTTATTACAAAAG ccGCTTCTTCCTCATACTGGAATGGGACGTCTGTGCACACTGAGCGAGCCAGTCTCCTTGTCAGACATAATTAAGCGTATCAAAAGCCACCTAAAATTACCCCACATCCGCTTAGCTGTGGGAATGGGCAAGACACTAG AATCGCCAGTGAAGAAAGCTGCTCTGTGTGCTGGTTCAGGGAGCAGCGTCCTGAAGGGAATGGAAGCTGACCTCTATCTCACAG GAGAGATGTCCCACCATGACGTTCTGGATGCAGTTGCCAATGGGATAAGTGTTATTCTGTGTGAGCACAGTAACACTGAGCGAGGCTTCTTGTCAGAGCTGCGTGACATGCTAGCTGTCCACCTACAGAACAAAATCAACATAGTTGTGTCCGAGAAAGATAGAGATCCCTTCCAGGTGGcatag